The Myxococcus xanthus genome includes the window TGCCGGGCGTCATGGCCGGTGACGTGGAAGACGTCATCACCGCCTGCCGGACCTTCTACCAGGCCGAAGCGCTCAAGGCGCAGACGGCCGGCGGCCCGAAGCCCTCCGCATGAGCAGCGAGCCCTGGACCATCCGCAGGGTCCTCACCTGGACGACGCAGCACTTCGAGAAGCGACAGGTGGATGCGCCGCGGCTCACCGCGGAAATCCTCCTGTCGCACGTGCTCAAGCTCAGCCGCGTCCGGCTGTACGTGGACCTGGACCGCCCGCTCTCCAAGGACGAGCTGGGCGCCTACCGTGCCCTCATCGAGCGGCGCATGGCGGGCGAGCCCACGCAGTACCTGACGGGGGTGCGTGAGTTCTACAACCGCCCCTTCAAGGTGGACGCCCGGGTGCTGATTCCGCGCCCGGAGACGGAGCTGTTGGTGGAGGCGGCGCTGCGCATGCTTCCCAAGGACGCGCCCGGCCGCGCGCTGGACGTGTGCACCGGCTCCGGCTGCATCGCCATCAGCCTCGCGGCCGAGCGGCCACAGGCCACCGTCATCGCCACCGA containing:
- the prmC gene encoding peptide chain release factor N(5)-glutamine methyltransferase; translated protein: MSSEPWTIRRVLTWTTQHFEKRQVDAPRLTAEILLSHVLKLSRVRLYVDLDRPLSKDELGAYRALIERRMAGEPTQYLTGVREFYNRPFKVDARVLIPRPETELLVEAALRMLPKDAPGRALDVCTGSGCIAISLAAERPQATVIATDLSPDACALARENAQALGVADRVTVLQGDLFTPVPAGERFQVVVSNPPYIASGEIPGLSAEVRREPTLALDGGPDGLVAVRRVVTGARQWLEPGGLLALEIGEDQGPAVLELLRAAGYADARVEKDLERRERMAFGTQPVASEPQG